A stretch of Bacillus solimangrovi DNA encodes these proteins:
- a CDS encoding hydroxymethylglutaryl-CoA lyase yields the protein MNLPNSVTIKEVGPRDGLQNEKVFIDTQDKIDWVNQLSETGLSYIEVTSFVHPKWIPQLKDAVHVLKQIKRKKTITYAALVPNMKGLERALETDVDECSVFMSASESHNMKNINKTIDGTFPVLNEVVAASLKENKTVRGYVSTVFGCPYEGNVPIDAVLHVSENLFEMGISELSLGDTIGVANPRQVEQVLEEVLKRFPSDKLAMHFHNTRGTALANVLASLQMGITKFDSSLGGLGGCPYAPGASGNLATDDLIYMLEGMGITTGIQADKLLKASQFIEAKINKPLPSHSLQVHRATCYS from the coding sequence ATGAATCTACCAAACTCAGTTACGATAAAGGAAGTTGGTCCAAGAGATGGATTGCAAAATGAAAAGGTATTCATTGATACACAAGACAAAATCGATTGGGTTAATCAACTTTCAGAAACTGGACTTTCATATATCGAAGTCACCTCCTTTGTGCATCCAAAGTGGATTCCACAGTTAAAGGATGCAGTTCATGTTTTAAAGCAAATTAAACGAAAAAAAACCATTACTTATGCTGCACTCGTACCTAACATGAAAGGCTTAGAACGGGCTTTAGAAACTGATGTTGACGAATGTTCTGTATTCATGTCAGCAAGTGAGTCTCATAATATGAAGAACATTAACAAAACGATCGATGGAACGTTTCCTGTCTTGAATGAAGTTGTAGCAGCATCACTTAAAGAAAACAAAACTGTTAGAGGTTATGTATCGACAGTGTTTGGATGCCCATATGAAGGTAATGTACCTATAGATGCCGTTCTACATGTGTCTGAAAACCTCTTTGAAATGGGGATTAGTGAACTATCATTAGGTGATACGATCGGAGTAGCGAATCCAAGGCAAGTAGAACAAGTACTTGAAGAGGTTCTAAAACGCTTTCCATCTGACAAATTAGCCATGCATTTCCACAATACAAGGGGAACAGCGTTAGCAAATGTGCTTGCTTCGTTACAAATGGGGATTACGAAGTTTGATAGTTCACTAGGTGGTTTAGGGGGATGTCCTTATGCACCAGGGGCATCCGGTAACCTAGCTACAGATGACTTGATATACATGCTTGAAGGAATGGGAATAACTACAGGAATTCAAGCAGATAAATTGTTAAAAGCTTCGCAATTTATCGAAGCAAAAATTAACAAACCGTTACCGAGTCATTCTCTACAAGTTCATCGAGCAACTTGTTATTCATAG
- a CDS encoding acetyl-CoA carboxylase biotin carboxyl carrier protein subunit produces the protein MAVLNSNMAGNVWKIVVSVGDEVTEGQDIVILESMKMEIPIAAETNGTVIELKVNEGDFVNEGDPIAIIE, from the coding sequence ATGGCAGTATTAAATTCTAATATGGCAGGTAATGTATGGAAAATTGTGGTGAGTGTAGGTGATGAAGTAACTGAGGGACAGGATATTGTCATTCTAGAGTCTATGAAAATGGAAATTCCTATTGCTGCTGAGACAAATGGAACAGTAATAGAGTTAAAGGTTAATGAAGGTGACTTCGTCAATGAAGGTGACCCAATTGCAATAATTGAATAA
- the parE gene encoding DNA topoisomerase IV subunit B, translated as MAKKLNFDYNDDAIQVLEGLEAVRKRPGMYIGSTDARGLHHLVYEIVDNAVDEALSGYGNLIEVTIHNDNSISVRDEGRGMPTGMHRMGKPTPEVILTVLHAGGKFGQGGYKSSGGLHGVGASVVNALSEWLEVTIHRNGETYYQRFENGGKPVTTLEKKGKTRKTGTIIHFKPDPTMFSVTRYNFETLSERLRESAFLLKGLKIVIKDERDAREETYYYENGIEAFVDFLNEEKDTLHPVVAFEGEQQGIEVEFAFQFNDGFSENILSFVNNVRTKDGGTHEAGAKTAMTRTINEYSRKVSILKEKDKNLEGTDIREGLTAVVSIRIPEEMLQFEGQTKGKLGTSEARSVVDAVVSEKLAYFLEENADVSSMLIKKAIKAQQAREAARKAREDARSGKKRKRKDSILSGKLTPAQSRNPQKNELYLVEGDSAGGSAKQGRDRRFQAVLPLRGKVINTEKAKLADIFKNEEINTIIHAIGGGVGPEFEIEDINYDKVVIMTDADTDGAHIQVLLLTFFYRYMRPLIQDGKVFIALPPLYKVSKGSGKKEVVEYAWDEKGMQVAVKKIGKGYTIQRYKGLGEMNADQLWETTMNPDTRTLIRVRIEDVARAERRITTLMGDKVEPRRKWIESNVAFGLDEETNILENDNIAVVEEE; from the coding sequence TTGGCAAAGAAATTAAATTTTGATTATAACGATGATGCAATTCAAGTCCTCGAGGGTCTTGAAGCAGTGCGTAAGCGCCCTGGTATGTATATTGGGAGTACTGATGCAAGAGGGTTGCATCATCTCGTGTACGAAATTGTAGATAATGCTGTTGATGAAGCATTATCTGGTTATGGAAATTTAATTGAAGTAACAATACATAATGATAATAGTATAAGTGTTCGAGACGAAGGACGTGGTATGCCAACGGGTATGCATCGTATGGGGAAACCAACTCCTGAGGTTATTCTAACTGTTCTACATGCAGGAGGGAAATTTGGACAAGGTGGATATAAGTCAAGTGGAGGTCTACATGGTGTTGGTGCTTCTGTTGTAAATGCTCTTTCAGAGTGGTTAGAAGTAACGATTCACCGAAATGGTGAGACGTATTACCAACGTTTTGAAAATGGTGGTAAACCTGTTACTACACTTGAAAAGAAAGGGAAAACTCGAAAGACAGGAACGATCATTCACTTTAAACCAGACCCTACTATGTTTTCAGTGACAAGATATAATTTTGAAACGTTAAGTGAGCGGCTTCGAGAGTCAGCATTTTTATTAAAAGGCTTAAAAATTGTTATCAAAGATGAACGTGATGCTCGAGAAGAGACGTATTACTACGAAAATGGAATTGAAGCATTTGTAGATTTTTTGAATGAAGAGAAAGATACACTACATCCTGTTGTTGCATTTGAAGGTGAACAGCAAGGAATTGAAGTGGAATTTGCTTTTCAATTTAACGATGGATTCTCAGAAAACATTCTATCCTTTGTAAATAATGTACGTACGAAGGATGGTGGTACACATGAAGCTGGGGCAAAGACAGCGATGACTCGAACAATTAATGAGTATTCAAGAAAAGTTTCTATCTTAAAAGAAAAGGATAAAAACCTTGAAGGAACAGATATTCGAGAAGGATTAACAGCTGTCGTTTCGATCCGAATTCCTGAGGAGATGCTTCAATTCGAAGGACAAACAAAAGGTAAGCTTGGAACAAGTGAAGCTCGATCTGTCGTTGATGCAGTCGTTTCAGAGAAACTTGCTTATTTTCTAGAAGAGAATGCAGATGTTAGTTCAATGTTAATAAAAAAAGCGATAAAAGCACAGCAAGCCCGCGAAGCAGCTAGAAAAGCGCGTGAAGATGCTCGCAGCGGAAAAAAAAGAAAACGAAAAGATTCTATCTTAAGTGGGAAGTTAACTCCAGCTCAATCGCGTAACCCACAGAAAAATGAATTATATCTTGTCGAAGGTGATTCAGCAGGAGGATCAGCGAAACAAGGTCGTGACCGCCGTTTCCAAGCTGTGCTTCCGTTACGTGGTAAAGTAATCAATACAGAAAAAGCTAAACTAGCTGATATTTTCAAAAATGAAGAAATAAATACAATCATTCATGCAATTGGTGGTGGTGTTGGACCAGAGTTCGAAATTGAGGATATTAACTATGACAAAGTAGTCATTATGACTGATGCTGATACAGATGGTGCCCACATTCAAGTACTTCTTTTAACATTCTTTTATCGTTATATGAGACCGCTCATTCAGGACGGGAAAGTCTTCATCGCTTTACCTCCACTTTATAAAGTTAGTAAAGGTTCTGGAAAGAAAGAAGTCGTTGAGTACGCATGGGATGAAAAAGGAATGCAAGTAGCAGTGAAGAAGATCGGTAAAGGTTATACGATCCAACGATACAAAGGTCTTGGAGAAATGAATGCTGATCAATTGTGGGAAACAACGATGAATCCTGATACTAGAACACTCATTCGAGTGCGAATTGAAGATGTTGCACGTGCTGAGCGTAGGATTACAACATTAATGGGTGATAAAGTTGAACCTCGTCGTAAATGGATCGAATCCAATGTTGCATTTGGCTTAGATGAAGAAACAAATATTTTAGAAAATGACAACATTGCTGTGGTAGAGGAGGAATAG
- the parC gene encoding DNA topoisomerase IV subunit A, translating into MDLPLEEVLGDRFGRYSKYIIQERALPDARDGLKPVQRRILYAMYKENNTSEKPFRKSAKTVGTVIGNYHPHGDSSVYDAMVRMSQDWKVRNVLVEMHGNNGSIDGDPPAAMRYTEARLSPIASELLADIEKETVDFTPNFDDTLTEPVVLPASFPNLLVNGSTGISAGYATDIPPHHLGEVIDGVIKRIDKPNCSVEDLMEVIKGPDFPTGGIIQGLDGIKQAYKTGKGRIVVRGLAEVENVRGGREQIVITEVPYEVNKANLVKKMDELRIDRKVEGISEVRDETDRTGLRIVVELKKDADAAGVLNYLYKSTDLQISYNFNMVAIHRKTPKLMGLVHILDAYIEHQKEVVTNRSQYELRKAKERQHIVEGLMKALSILDEVIATIRASKDKQDAKRNLMKEFDFTERQAEAIVSLQLYRLTNTDITALRSEADELAKKIAELNEILSSERTLLQVIKKDLRRVKKTYADERRTRIEAEIQELKINLEVMVPNEDVIVTVTKDGYIKRTSLRSFSASNGKDMGIKENDRVIGQFEINTTNTLLVFTNKGNYLYLPVHQLPDIRWKDLGQHVSNIVPIDKDEVLIAAYPISDFSEEKYLIFFTKNGMVKKSELNKYQAQRYSKPLVAVNLKQEDELKNIIITTGDVDLFIVTQAGYGLRFNENDVNIVGPRAAGVKGINLKEDDEVVTGFAIETNLPYIFVATQRGAVKKMKVDEFEVASRANRGIVMLRELKNNPHRIASSIQVNNQMTVYLKSENHNIESVEVSSLRPADRYNNGSFVMDTDVIGDLIEAWVSEEDASDDT; encoded by the coding sequence ATGGACTTACCTCTTGAGGAGGTTCTTGGCGATCGGTTCGGACGCTATAGTAAATACATTATTCAAGAGCGTGCTCTACCAGATGCACGCGATGGATTAAAACCGGTTCAACGCCGTATCTTATACGCGATGTATAAGGAAAATAATACGTCAGAAAAGCCATTTCGAAAATCAGCAAAAACTGTTGGTACGGTTATTGGTAATTATCATCCACACGGTGATTCTTCTGTCTATGATGCAATGGTTCGAATGAGTCAAGATTGGAAAGTACGTAATGTACTTGTTGAAATGCATGGAAATAATGGGAGCATAGATGGTGATCCTCCTGCGGCGATGCGTTATACTGAAGCACGACTTTCACCAATTGCTTCTGAGTTACTTGCAGACATTGAAAAAGAAACGGTTGATTTTACTCCGAACTTCGATGATACGTTGACTGAGCCCGTTGTTCTACCAGCTAGCTTCCCAAACTTGCTTGTGAATGGTTCAACAGGTATTTCAGCTGGTTATGCGACGGATATTCCACCACACCATTTAGGTGAAGTCATTGACGGTGTGATTAAACGTATTGATAAACCGAATTGCTCAGTTGAAGACTTAATGGAAGTTATTAAAGGCCCTGACTTCCCAACAGGGGGAATTATTCAAGGACTTGATGGTATTAAGCAAGCATATAAAACTGGAAAAGGTCGTATTGTTGTCAGAGGTCTAGCTGAAGTCGAGAATGTTCGTGGTGGTAGAGAACAAATCGTCATAACAGAAGTTCCTTACGAAGTGAATAAAGCAAATCTAGTGAAGAAGATGGATGAACTACGCATTGATCGAAAGGTAGAAGGTATTTCTGAAGTACGTGATGAAACGGATCGTACTGGATTACGCATTGTAGTTGAATTGAAGAAAGATGCAGATGCTGCTGGAGTATTAAACTACCTTTATAAAAGTACGGATTTGCAAATTTCCTATAACTTTAATATGGTTGCTATCCACCGTAAAACTCCTAAATTAATGGGTTTAGTACATATATTAGATGCATACATTGAACATCAAAAAGAAGTCGTTACAAACCGAAGTCAGTATGAGTTAAGAAAAGCAAAAGAACGCCAACATATTGTCGAAGGTTTGATGAAGGCACTTTCTATTTTAGATGAGGTTATCGCAACGATTCGTGCTTCTAAAGATAAGCAGGATGCCAAACGTAACTTGATGAAAGAATTTGATTTTACTGAAAGACAAGCTGAGGCAATTGTATCTTTACAACTGTATCGTTTAACGAATACCGATATTACGGCTCTTCGTTCAGAAGCGGACGAGCTTGCAAAGAAAATTGCTGAGCTTAACGAAATCCTTTCTAGTGAACGTACACTTTTACAAGTCATTAAGAAGGATTTAAGACGAGTTAAGAAAACATATGCTGATGAACGTCGTACACGTATTGAAGCTGAAATTCAAGAGTTAAAAATCAATTTAGAAGTAATGGTGCCAAATGAGGACGTCATCGTAACTGTTACGAAGGATGGATATATCAAACGCACAAGTCTGCGATCATTTTCCGCATCAAATGGTAAGGACATGGGAATTAAAGAAAATGATCGGGTAATCGGGCAATTTGAAATTAATACAACAAATACATTACTCGTTTTCACGAATAAAGGGAACTATTTATATTTACCTGTACATCAATTACCAGATATTCGTTGGAAAGATCTTGGTCAACATGTATCCAACATCGTACCAATTGATAAAGACGAGGTGTTAATAGCAGCATACCCTATTTCAGATTTTAGTGAAGAGAAATATTTAATCTTTTTCACTAAAAACGGTATGGTAAAAAAATCTGAATTAAACAAATATCAAGCACAACGTTATTCAAAGCCACTAGTAGCGGTTAATCTGAAGCAAGAAGATGAACTAAAAAATATAATTATTACAACAGGTGACGTGGATCTATTTATCGTGACTCAAGCTGGTTATGGCCTAAGGTTCAATGAGAATGACGTCAATATTGTAGGACCTAGAGCTGCGGGAGTAAAAGGAATCAACTTAAAAGAAGATGATGAAGTCGTTACAGGTTTTGCAATTGAGACGAATCTTCCATACATATTTGTTGCAACTCAACGTGGTGCAGTTAAGAAAATGAAAGTAGATGAGTTTGAAGTCGCCTCTCGTGCAAATAGAGGTATTGTCATGTTAAGAGAACTTAAAAATAATCCTCATAGAATTGCTTCATCTATACAAGTTAACAATCAAATGACCGTTTATTTGAAGTCGGAAAATCATAACATTGAGTCTGTGGAAGTTTCATCTCTACGCCCGGCTGATCGCTATAATAATGGTTCATTTGTTATGGATACAGACGTAATAGGAGATTTAATTGAAGCGTGGGTAAGTGAAGAGGATGCATCTGATGATACTTAA
- a CDS encoding TetR/AcrR family transcriptional regulator, with translation MKNIKERIIETSLELFEAHGYHGVTVKQIVEDSKTSKGGFYHYFQSKDELLYVIHDQFISYALEKAHEAVDTYHTPSEQLFAIIQAHVKVFDLYKPHISVFYQESHYLKPAYYEQIKKKRNEYRQLLFQVIEDGIKQEEFRSELPIDITVMSILGIVNWTYKWYRKGGEKTIEEIGNVFTDFILHSVLTDKQKASYQHFFL, from the coding sequence ATGAAAAATATTAAAGAACGTATTATTGAGACATCTCTTGAACTTTTTGAAGCACATGGTTACCATGGTGTAACTGTCAAGCAAATTGTTGAAGATTCTAAAACTTCTAAAGGCGGCTTTTATCATTATTTCCAATCAAAAGATGAACTACTTTATGTCATTCATGACCAATTCATAAGCTATGCTCTGGAGAAAGCTCATGAGGCGGTTGATACCTACCACACACCTTCAGAACAATTATTCGCAATTATTCAAGCACATGTTAAAGTCTTTGATTTATATAAGCCACACATCTCTGTATTTTACCAAGAAAGTCATTATTTAAAACCAGCATACTATGAACAAATCAAGAAGAAGCGAAACGAATATAGGCAGCTCCTTTTTCAAGTGATCGAAGACGGAATAAAACAAGAAGAATTTCGTAGTGAGCTACCGATCGATATAACCGTTATGTCCATACTTGGAATTGTAAACTGGACGTATAAATGGTATCGCAAAGGTGGAGAAAAGACGATTGAAGAGATCGGAAACGTCTTTACGGATTTTATTTTACATTCCGTTCTAACCGATAAACAGAAAGCCAGTTATCAACACTTCTTCTTGTAA
- a CDS encoding acetyl-CoA carboxylase biotin carboxylase subunit has translation MFKKVLIANRGEIAARVIRTCKQLNIQTVAIYSEADADAPHVRMADEAVLIGKPRVNESYMQMDKVIETAKETGAEAIHPGYGLLSENIEFAKKCEAAGIVFIGPSTEAIGMMGSKIEARKAMDKAGVPIVPGIAEPVKDSVDAIKIANEMGYPVMLKASSGGGGIGMQIVRNDAELEKSFEGNQKRATMFFGDGAMYLEKYIANPRHIEIQILADKSGNTIYLFERECSIQRRHQKVIEEAPSSFLDEETRKKMGEAAVKAAKAINYENAGTIEFLVDEQKNFYFLEMNTRLQVEHPITEEITGIDLVEAQLNIAAGESLQWKQEDLQILNHSIEARIYAEDPKTFYPSPGKITALQLPEGPHIRHELAVHSQSQVTPFYDPMIAKLIVTAQTRTEAIEQMIKVLNDYHVAGIKTNIPMLKDVVSHEKFIEGETTTNFVDKYYLNTPNLQK, from the coding sequence GTGTTTAAGAAGGTTTTAATTGCAAATAGAGGTGAAATTGCAGCCCGTGTCATACGAACTTGTAAACAGTTAAACATTCAAACTGTTGCTATTTATTCTGAAGCAGATGCTGATGCTCCACATGTAAGGATGGCTGATGAAGCTGTACTTATCGGTAAACCTCGTGTAAATGAAAGTTATATGCAAATGGATAAAGTAATTGAGACCGCTAAGGAAACTGGAGCTGAAGCAATCCATCCAGGTTATGGGTTGTTGAGTGAAAACATCGAATTCGCAAAAAAATGTGAGGCTGCTGGTATCGTTTTTATCGGTCCATCTACTGAAGCCATTGGCATGATGGGGAGCAAGATCGAAGCGAGAAAAGCAATGGATAAAGCAGGTGTTCCAATTGTTCCTGGAATTGCTGAACCAGTTAAAGATTCAGTTGATGCAATCAAAATAGCAAATGAAATGGGATATCCAGTTATGTTAAAAGCTTCCTCTGGTGGAGGAGGAATTGGAATGCAGATTGTTCGTAATGATGCAGAGTTAGAGAAGAGCTTTGAAGGCAATCAAAAACGAGCAACGATGTTCTTCGGAGACGGAGCTATGTATTTAGAAAAATATATCGCTAATCCTCGTCATATTGAAATTCAAATTCTTGCTGATAAGTCAGGAAATACAATTTATTTATTTGAACGAGAATGTTCCATTCAGCGCCGTCATCAAAAAGTAATCGAGGAAGCTCCTTCATCTTTCTTGGATGAAGAAACACGAAAGAAAATGGGTGAAGCAGCCGTTAAAGCTGCCAAAGCGATTAATTATGAAAACGCAGGTACGATTGAATTTCTTGTAGATGAACAGAAAAACTTCTATTTCTTAGAGATGAACACTCGATTACAAGTTGAACATCCGATTACAGAAGAAATTACAGGAATTGATCTCGTTGAAGCTCAGTTGAACATAGCAGCAGGAGAGTCACTTCAATGGAAACAAGAAGACTTACAGATTCTTAATCACTCAATTGAAGCACGTATTTATGCAGAAGATCCGAAGACATTCTATCCGTCACCAGGTAAAATCACAGCACTACAATTACCTGAAGGACCACATATTCGTCATGAACTAGCTGTACATAGTCAATCACAAGTAACACCTTTTTATGATCCGATGATTGCAAAACTTATTGTAACAGCTCAAACAAGAACTGAAGCAATCGAACAAATGATTAAAGTATTGAATGACTATCATGTAGCAGGCATTAAGACGAATATTCCAATGCTCAAAGATGTTGTTTCACATGAAAAGTTTATTGAAGGAGAAACGACAACAAATTTTGTTGATAAATACTATTTAAATACACCTAATTTGCAGAAATAG
- a CDS encoding acyl-CoA dehydrogenase: MNFELTKEQLMIRNMVRDFADKEIRPKAEHVDRTGEFPVETFKKMGALGLLGIPFPEEYGGSGGDTISYALAVEEVGNACGSTGLSYAAAVSLGASPIYYFGTEEQKQKFLVPLASGETLGSFGLTEPNAGSDAGGTRTKAVLDGDEYIINGEKCWITNAGYARTVTVTAVTGKDERGKNIISAFLVPTDTPGFTINSNYEKMGLRGSNTSELVLEDVRIPKENILGDPKKGFKQFLYTLDGGRISIAALSVGIAQAAFDRALAYAKERVQFGQPISKFQAIQFKLADMAMEIELARNMVFKAAWLKDNNKPFTKEASYAKLFASEMAFRTCNQAIQIHGGYGYMREYEVERMLRDVKLMEIGEGTSEVQRLVISRQLGC; the protein is encoded by the coding sequence GTGAATTTTGAATTAACGAAAGAACAACTAATGATACGTAACATGGTTAGAGATTTTGCTGATAAGGAGATTCGTCCAAAGGCAGAGCACGTTGATCGTACAGGAGAATTTCCAGTTGAAACGTTTAAAAAAATGGGTGCACTTGGGCTATTAGGAATTCCGTTTCCTGAAGAGTATGGTGGTTCAGGAGGGGATACAATTTCATATGCACTAGCTGTAGAAGAAGTTGGAAATGCTTGTGGCAGCACAGGTTTAAGCTATGCCGCAGCTGTTTCTCTTGGAGCAAGTCCAATTTATTACTTTGGTACTGAAGAACAAAAACAAAAATTCCTCGTTCCACTTGCAAGTGGTGAAACACTAGGTTCATTTGGGTTAACTGAACCTAACGCTGGATCAGACGCTGGAGGTACACGTACAAAAGCTGTTCTTGATGGTGATGAATATATCATTAACGGTGAGAAATGTTGGATTACTAATGCAGGTTATGCTCGCACCGTTACAGTTACCGCTGTAACAGGAAAAGATGAACGTGGTAAGAACATCATTTCCGCATTTCTTGTCCCAACAGACACACCAGGATTTACGATTAATAGCAATTACGAAAAAATGGGCTTACGAGGTTCAAATACTTCAGAACTAGTATTAGAAGACGTTCGTATTCCGAAAGAAAACATTCTGGGTGACCCTAAAAAAGGGTTTAAACAATTTCTATATACACTTGATGGTGGACGTATTTCGATTGCAGCACTTTCAGTAGGAATTGCTCAAGCAGCATTTGATCGTGCATTAGCATATGCGAAGGAACGTGTTCAATTCGGCCAACCAATTTCAAAGTTTCAAGCGATTCAATTCAAACTTGCAGACATGGCGATGGAAATTGAGTTAGCCAGAAATATGGTTTTCAAAGCAGCTTGGTTAAAGGATAACAACAAACCGTTTACGAAAGAGGCTTCTTATGCAAAGTTATTTGCTTCAGAAATGGCATTTAGAACATGTAATCAAGCAATTCAGATTCACGGCGGCTACGGATATATGAGAGAGTATGAGGTTGAAAGGATGCTACGAGATGTGAAACTGATGGAAATCGGAGAAGGAACATCAGAAGTACAACGTCTTGTAATATCACGTCAACTTGGCTGTTAA
- a CDS encoding AMP-binding protein — MSELLNVTVGKLLENVAGKQPDHEAVVYADRGLRYTYKEFDEVCREAARGLMSLGIQAGEHVAMWTTNTPEWLTCQFATGKMGAVLVTVNTNYQSAELEYLLKQSDSSTIILMENFRDHSYIETLFKIVPELKTSEPGKLQSKKLPKLKNVIVLGENRYPGTYSWQDILDMKSETSEQRLDERMNALDPDDVINMQYTSGTTGFPKGVMLTHYNLTNNALNIANCMKLTNEDRLCIPVPFFHCFGCVLGTLACVTVGATMVPVQEFDPKQVLQTVQDEKCTGLHGVPTMFIAELNDPDFKKYDLSSLRTGIMAGSNCPIEVMKAVVNKMGASEITIAYGQTEASPVITQTRTDDPIELRVSSVGKALPNVEVKIVEPGSNVEVPFGVQGELCTRGYQVMKGYYNNSDATKEAIDADGWLHTGDLAVMDENGYCKITGRLKDMIIRGGENVYPREIEEFLYEHPKVLDVQVVGVPDEKYGEEVMAWIILKDGETATIEEMKEYCKGKISRHKIPRYIEFTTNYPMTASGKIQKFKLREQSMDLLNQNV; from the coding sequence ATGTCAGAATTATTAAATGTAACTGTTGGTAAGTTGCTAGAAAACGTCGCGGGAAAACAACCTGATCATGAAGCTGTTGTGTATGCAGATCGAGGATTACGTTACACATACAAAGAGTTTGACGAAGTATGCCGAGAAGCTGCACGAGGGTTAATGAGCTTAGGAATTCAAGCTGGTGAACATGTTGCGATGTGGACGACAAATACACCTGAATGGTTAACATGTCAATTTGCAACGGGGAAAATGGGTGCAGTATTGGTAACCGTTAATACGAACTATCAATCTGCTGAACTCGAATACTTACTTAAGCAGTCCGATTCATCAACTATTATTCTAATGGAAAACTTTAGGGATCATTCATACATTGAAACATTGTTTAAAATAGTTCCAGAATTAAAAACATCCGAGCCAGGTAAGCTACAATCGAAAAAATTACCAAAACTAAAAAACGTGATCGTTCTCGGTGAGAATCGTTATCCTGGGACATATTCTTGGCAAGATATTTTAGACATGAAAAGCGAAACATCAGAACAACGTCTTGATGAACGTATGAATGCACTTGATCCTGATGATGTCATTAACATGCAATACACATCTGGAACGACTGGATTTCCAAAGGGCGTTATGTTAACACATTATAATTTGACGAACAACGCATTGAATATTGCCAATTGTATGAAACTTACGAATGAAGACCGTTTATGTATCCCAGTTCCATTTTTCCACTGCTTCGGATGTGTACTTGGTACATTGGCATGTGTAACAGTAGGAGCAACGATGGTACCTGTTCAAGAGTTTGACCCTAAGCAAGTGTTACAAACTGTCCAAGATGAAAAATGTACAGGGTTACACGGTGTTCCAACAATGTTTATTGCTGAATTGAATGACCCTGATTTTAAAAAATATGACCTTTCATCGTTACGTACTGGTATCATGGCAGGATCGAATTGCCCGATTGAAGTTATGAAAGCTGTCGTTAATAAGATGGGAGCAAGTGAAATTACGATTGCATATGGCCAGACAGAAGCATCGCCTGTTATTACTCAAACTCGAACTGATGACCCGATTGAACTTCGTGTATCATCAGTTGGTAAAGCACTTCCAAATGTTGAAGTAAAAATTGTTGAACCTGGTTCTAATGTTGAAGTACCTTTTGGTGTTCAAGGAGAACTTTGTACGCGTGGTTATCAAGTCATGAAAGGGTACTACAATAATTCAGACGCAACAAAAGAAGCAATTGATGCTGATGGTTGGTTACATACAGGTGATTTAGCAGTCATGGATGAGAATGGCTATTGTAAAATAACAGGTCGACTAAAGGATATGATTATTCGTGGTGGAGAGAATGTATATCCGCGTGAAATAGAAGAGTTCCTCTACGAACATCCGAAAGTATTAGATGTTCAAGTTGTCGGAGTTCCAGATGAGAAATATGGAGAAGAGGTTATGGCGTGGATCATCCTTAAGGATGGGGAAACTGCCACGATTGAAGAAATGAAAGAATATTGTAAAGGGAAAATATCTAGGCATAAGATACCTAGATACATTGAATTTACAACTAATTATCCTATGACTGCATCTGGAAAAATTCAAAAGTTCAAGCTTCGTGAGCAGTCAATGGATTTGTTAAATCAAAATGTATAA